The Geovibrio ferrireducens genome window below encodes:
- a CDS encoding metal ABC transporter permease, with amino-acid sequence MLDALSFGFMQNALLAGLFACVACGVIGTLVVVNRIVFISGGIAHAAYGGIGLAFFLGISPLLGALGFSVAVGVLVAFISMSNKKRADTVIGVVWSLGMAIGIILTDLTPGYNVDLMSYLFGSILAVPQSDIWLMAVLDMAVVVFIAFFFRDLQAMSFDEDFAVSIGVPVRPLYYLLIIMVALTVVLVIRVVGLILVIAMISIPPYIAERYVKDLRLMMLSSVGLNLAFTVTGLWLSYTFNLTSGAAIIMVASAVFFLSEFFGRIRSNRG; translated from the coding sequence ATGCTTGACGCGCTCTCCTTCGGGTTCATGCAGAACGCTCTTCTCGCGGGTCTTTTTGCCTGTGTGGCATGCGGCGTTATCGGCACTCTGGTTGTGGTAAACCGCATAGTGTTTATCTCCGGCGGAATTGCCCATGCGGCTTACGGCGGCATAGGGCTTGCCTTTTTTCTTGGCATCTCACCTCTGCTCGGTGCTCTCGGCTTCTCCGTTGCGGTGGGTGTTCTGGTGGCGTTTATTTCCATGAGCAACAAAAAACGGGCAGATACGGTGATAGGTGTTGTCTGGTCGCTGGGGATGGCGATAGGGATCATTCTGACAGATCTCACACCCGGCTATAATGTTGACCTGATGAGCTATCTTTTCGGCAGCATACTGGCCGTGCCTCAGTCGGACATATGGCTGATGGCTGTGCTTGATATGGCTGTGGTGGTATTTATCGCCTTCTTTTTCAGGGACTTGCAGGCCATGAGCTTTGACGAGGACTTCGCAGTCTCCATCGGCGTTCCGGTCAGGCCGCTCTATTATCTGCTGATAATAATGGTGGCGCTCACAGTTGTCCTCGTCATAAGGGTTGTGGGGCTTATTCTGGTTATAGCGATGATAAGCATTCCTCCGTACATAGCGGAGCGTTACGTGAAGGATCTGCGGCTTATGATGCTCTCCTCCGTAGGGCTGAACCTTGCGTTCACCGTCACGGGGCTGTGGCTGTCATACACATTCAACCTCACCTCCGGAGCAGCGATAATAATGGTGGCATCCGCCGTGTTTTTCCTGTCCGAGTTTTTCGGCAGAATCAGGAGCAATCGGGGCTGA